In Natronococcus occultus SP4, the following proteins share a genomic window:
- a CDS encoding helix-turn-helix domain-containing protein, whose protein sequence is MSFIVEFELSTPVLRETATASAKLVIEQVYRSEDGATKLVFWAHGDDPEPIEAALEDDRTVADSSLLEVLSERRLYSAALSDWGADLLIYPEAAVNDITFRDITVAGDGETRIRARVPSREALQDYRESCRERDIPFRLQRIFEESDSGRDYYGVSERQCEALLTALEDGYFDVPRETTLAAVAEELDISDQALSARLRRGQATLLRNTLVTADPT, encoded by the coding sequence ATGAGCTTCATCGTCGAGTTCGAGCTCTCGACGCCGGTCCTTCGGGAAACGGCGACCGCGAGCGCGAAACTCGTCATCGAGCAGGTGTACCGCTCGGAGGACGGCGCCACGAAACTCGTCTTCTGGGCCCACGGGGACGACCCCGAACCGATCGAGGCGGCCCTCGAGGACGACCGCACCGTCGCCGACTCCTCGCTGCTCGAGGTGCTGTCCGAGCGCCGGCTCTACAGCGCGGCGCTGAGCGACTGGGGAGCCGACCTGCTGATCTACCCCGAGGCCGCGGTCAACGATATCACCTTCCGCGACATTACCGTTGCTGGGGATGGGGAGACGCGGATCCGCGCCCGCGTCCCCTCCCGGGAGGCCCTCCAGGACTACCGCGAGAGCTGCCGGGAGCGAGATATTCCGTTCCGGCTGCAGCGGATCTTCGAGGAGTCCGACAGTGGTCGGGACTACTACGGCGTCTCCGAACGCCAGTGCGAAGCGCTGCTGACTGCCCTCGAGGACGGCTACTTCGACGTGCCCCGGGAGACGACGCTGGCGGCGGTCGCCGAGGAGCTCGACATCTCCGACCAGGCGCTGTCGGCACGGCTCCGGCGGGGGCAGGCGACGCTGCTCCGGAACACGCTCGTGACTGCCGACCCCACTTGA
- a CDS encoding HalOD1 output domain-containing protein produces MSSMTASEETNQTPTTYQADPDQSLSQAVLEAVGEATGIDQLELADEYGPLYHAIDPSALDALFHDRAETDRPVGSVTFEYAGYLVSVDRTGQVTLTS; encoded by the coding sequence ATGAGTTCGATGACAGCATCCGAGGAGACGAACCAGACACCGACGACCTACCAGGCCGACCCCGACCAGTCGCTCAGCCAGGCGGTCCTCGAGGCCGTCGGCGAGGCCACCGGCATCGACCAGCTCGAGCTGGCCGACGAGTACGGCCCGCTGTATCACGCGATCGATCCCTCGGCGCTGGACGCGTTGTTCCACGACCGTGCCGAGACCGACCGTCCAGTCGGCTCGGTAACCTTCGAGTACGCCGGCTACCTGGTCTCGGTCGACCGAACCGGACAGGTAACGCTGACGTCCTAA
- a CDS encoding DUF5791 family protein has translation MFYEQRTTVPETPADLRAEYDDQLASIVEQRGLEDTADRTDVDPAVLEALLEDGSPDLSLADAAEIQALEDDEPDAETIETMACEHLLLGMTTAVLDVDAVESHLEMELDAKEVQQKIERRAPMSFEEYVHLQHVIAGRM, from the coding sequence ATGTTCTACGAACAGCGGACGACCGTCCCCGAGACGCCGGCCGACCTCCGCGCGGAGTACGACGATCAGCTCGCCTCGATCGTCGAGCAACGCGGCCTTGAGGACACCGCTGACCGAACCGACGTCGACCCGGCCGTCCTCGAGGCGCTGCTCGAGGACGGATCCCCCGACCTCTCGCTCGCAGACGCCGCCGAGATCCAGGCCCTCGAGGACGACGAGCCCGACGCCGAGACGATCGAGACGATGGCCTGCGAACACCTGCTACTCGGGATGACGACGGCGGTACTGGACGTCGACGCCGTCGAGAGTCACCTCGAAATGGAGCTCGACGCCAAGGAGGTTCAACAGAAGATCGAACGGCGTGCGCCGATGTCGTTCGAGGAGTACGTCCACCTTCAACACGTTATCGCCGGCCGTATGTAG
- a CDS encoding coiled-coil protein — MVDESKNIELTEDDLENNSKGQLIKKAGQLRDRRNELNQMASERASERDDLNAKTREKVDEAQEHREKRDELNEQVQEHKDKRNELNAEANELFDRVEELKSDMELDDGKDLEELEEEIEQLEFKQQTEVLSSEEEQELIEKIESKREEYEERKQKLDQNEDLEELVEEAEEVRSEASKHHQKVTELADKAQEHHNQMIEAYREADDIRDEADEMHEKFVEAQEAADRHHEDFVRVQKRLRELDKQEEEERKSQRDKKKEEAKEEAEEIYQKFKEGETLDTEDLMKLQKTGLL, encoded by the coding sequence ATGGTAGACGAATCGAAAAACATCGAACTGACAGAGGACGACCTCGAAAACAACTCCAAAGGACAGCTCATCAAGAAGGCCGGACAGCTCCGAGATCGGCGAAACGAGCTGAACCAGATGGCCTCCGAGCGCGCTTCCGAGCGCGACGACCTCAACGCGAAGACTCGCGAGAAGGTCGACGAGGCCCAGGAGCACCGCGAGAAACGCGACGAGTTAAACGAGCAGGTCCAGGAGCACAAGGACAAGCGCAACGAACTCAACGCCGAGGCCAACGAACTGTTCGACCGCGTCGAGGAGCTCAAATCCGACATGGAGCTCGACGACGGGAAGGACCTCGAGGAGCTCGAGGAGGAGATCGAGCAACTCGAGTTCAAACAGCAGACCGAAGTCCTCTCGAGCGAGGAAGAGCAGGAGCTCATCGAGAAGATCGAGTCCAAACGCGAGGAGTACGAGGAGCGCAAGCAGAAGCTCGACCAGAACGAGGACTTAGAGGAGCTCGTCGAGGAAGCCGAGGAAGTGCGCTCGGAAGCCTCCAAACACCACCAGAAGGTCACGGAGCTTGCGGACAAGGCCCAGGAACACCACAACCAGATGATCGAGGCCTACCGCGAGGCCGACGACATCCGTGACGAGGCCGACGAGATGCACGAGAAGTTCGTCGAGGCCCAGGAGGCTGCCGACCGCCACCACGAGGACTTCGTCCGCGTCCAGAAGCGTCTGCGCGAGCTGGACAAACAGGAGGAAGAGGAGCGCAAGTCCCAGCGCGACAAGAAGAAAGAGGAGGCCAAAGAAGAGGCCGAGGAGATCTATCAGAAGTTCAAGGAGGGCGAGACCCTCGACACCGAGGACCTGATGAAGCTCCAGAAGACGGGACTGCTGTAG
- a CDS encoding carboxylate--amine ligase gives MHESSADVAVFVPGIDAPSTVACLRSLRPRGIRTIVGSETATTPGAVSRYCDEFVRLPDPGEDLAAYGDALLSVARRPDVKTIVPVREEDVYTLARHRETFAASIATPWPTFETLRTVQDRIELFEAADRAGVAAPETALLDEWDDWDRETIVKPRYSVATPEYLGPTYDRVAVGSTAYQTPGTPPNAAAEIERRGHVPLVQERVADSREYGFFALYDRGEAVATFQHCQRRGWEYCGGPSAYRESIYLPELEADGRALLDELEWHGLAMVEFLRDPTTGEFKLMEINPRFWSSLPFTVQAGADFPFYYWQLAVDEPIPGNPTYETGLGGHLLRGELSYLHSVLAEEYPAVERPSPWRAARDVGLSLVRQPRFDYAVRDDPLPFLRDGLNVLREWVEDWTADPDGELPAGFDADGRVPDDGDPADAPGGVTAE, from the coding sequence ATGCACGAGTCCAGCGCGGACGTCGCCGTCTTCGTACCCGGGATCGACGCCCCGAGTACGGTCGCCTGTCTTCGCTCCCTCCGTCCGCGGGGGATCCGGACGATCGTCGGCTCCGAGACCGCGACCACGCCCGGCGCGGTCTCGCGGTACTGTGACGAGTTCGTCCGCCTGCCGGATCCGGGCGAGGACCTGGCCGCCTACGGCGACGCCCTCCTCTCTGTTGCCCGTCGGCCCGACGTGAAGACGATCGTTCCGGTCCGCGAGGAGGACGTCTATACGCTCGCGCGCCACCGGGAAACGTTCGCGGCGTCGATCGCGACGCCGTGGCCGACGTTCGAGACGCTCCGGACGGTACAAGACCGGATCGAGCTGTTCGAAGCGGCCGATCGGGCCGGTGTCGCCGCCCCCGAGACCGCCCTCCTCGACGAGTGGGACGACTGGGATCGCGAGACGATCGTCAAACCACGCTACTCGGTCGCCACCCCGGAGTACCTCGGCCCGACGTACGATCGGGTCGCGGTCGGCTCGACGGCCTACCAGACCCCCGGGACGCCACCGAACGCGGCCGCGGAGATCGAGAGACGGGGGCATGTCCCGCTGGTCCAGGAGCGGGTCGCCGACTCCAGGGAGTACGGCTTCTTCGCGCTGTACGACCGCGGCGAGGCGGTCGCGACCTTCCAGCACTGCCAGCGCCGGGGCTGGGAGTACTGCGGGGGACCCAGCGCCTACCGCGAGTCGATCTACCTCCCCGAACTCGAGGCCGACGGCCGGGCGCTGCTGGACGAACTCGAGTGGCACGGGCTAGCGATGGTCGAGTTCCTGCGAGACCCTACCACGGGCGAGTTCAAACTGATGGAGATCAACCCCCGGTTCTGGTCGTCACTTCCCTTTACCGTGCAGGCCGGCGCGGACTTCCCGTTTTACTACTGGCAGCTGGCGGTCGACGAGCCGATCCCGGGGAACCCGACTTACGAGACGGGGCTGGGTGGCCACCTCCTTCGAGGGGAGCTGAGCTACCTCCACAGCGTCCTCGCCGAGGAGTACCCCGCCGTCGAGCGCCCCTCACCCTGGCGTGCCGCCCGCGATGTCGGGCTGTCGCTGGTCCGTCAACCCCGGTTCGACTACGCCGTTCGGGACGATCCGCTCCCGTTTCTGCGGGACGGGCTGAACGTCCTGCGGGAGTGGGTCGAGGACTGGACCGCTGACCCCGACGGTGAACTCCCCGCCGGGTTCGACGCCGACGGACGAGTCCCCGACGATGGGGACCCCGCCGACGCGCCCGGGGGCGTCACCGCCGAGTGA
- the sppA gene encoding signal peptide peptidase SppA, giving the protein MVSSEGIGRLAVLAVGAAVFAAIGVALFVLYPDTLADLLGVLVALAVVVLGVRIAGSIAGSLFPNYDVAEVAVEGPITRDGGGGRFPSGPRSTPADDIVEQIDRADEDDTVDALLLKLNTPGGEVVPSDDIKLAAERFDGPTIAYATDVCASGGYWIASGCDELWARDGSIVGSIGVIGSRVNASDLADKVGLSYERFAAGKFKDAGSPLKEMDDDERTYLQGLIDDYYENFVERVSEGRDLDAAFVRETEARIYLGEQAAEMELVDELGTRREIEDELADRLDREDVTVEEFEPERPLMARVGGGARSLAYAFGAGIASVVGDREFRLRF; this is encoded by the coding sequence GTGGTCAGTAGCGAAGGTATCGGTCGACTCGCCGTCCTCGCGGTCGGCGCCGCGGTGTTCGCCGCGATCGGCGTGGCGCTGTTCGTGCTCTATCCCGACACGCTCGCCGATCTGCTCGGCGTGCTGGTCGCGCTGGCTGTGGTCGTCCTCGGGGTCCGGATCGCGGGCTCAATCGCCGGCAGCCTCTTTCCGAACTACGACGTCGCCGAGGTCGCCGTCGAGGGACCGATCACCCGCGACGGCGGCGGCGGACGCTTTCCGTCGGGTCCGCGGTCGACGCCGGCCGACGACATCGTCGAGCAGATCGACCGGGCCGACGAGGACGACACCGTCGACGCCCTCCTGTTGAAGCTGAACACCCCTGGAGGCGAGGTCGTCCCCAGCGACGACATCAAACTCGCCGCCGAACGGTTCGACGGGCCGACGATCGCGTACGCGACCGACGTCTGTGCCAGCGGCGGCTACTGGATCGCCAGCGGCTGCGACGAACTTTGGGCGCGGGACGGCTCGATCGTCGGCTCGATTGGGGTTATCGGCTCGCGGGTCAACGCCAGCGATCTCGCCGACAAGGTCGGGCTCTCTTACGAACGGTTCGCCGCGGGGAAGTTCAAGGACGCCGGCAGCCCACTGAAGGAGATGGACGACGACGAACGGACCTACCTCCAGGGGCTGATCGACGACTACTACGAGAACTTCGTCGAACGGGTCAGCGAGGGGCGGGATCTCGACGCGGCGTTCGTCCGCGAGACCGAGGCCCGGATCTACCTCGGCGAACAGGCCGCGGAGATGGAGCTGGTCGACGAGCTCGGCACTCGCCGCGAGATCGAGGACGAGCTCGCCGATCGGCTCGACCGCGAGGACGTGACCGTCGAGGAGTTCGAGCCCGAGCGCCCATTGATGGCCCGCGTCGGCGGAGGCGCCCGGAGCCTCGCCTACGCCTTCGGCGCCGGGATCGCAAGCGTCGTCGGCGACCGCGAGTTCCGGCTGCGATTCTAG
- a CDS encoding DUF373 family protein: protein MTTLVVCLDRTDDVGRKTGLRSPVVGWEAVRALVTDVGLADPEDSGVNSLLETLRVAQDLRDDGEDVVVAVVSGDRESMVSADRSVASQLDELMATHDPESAVVVIDSAEDERLVPIVESRVRVDSVDRVVVRQARDIESTYYLLKQFLADEELRQTVLVPIGLTLLVFPMLAWFVGPAEGAAAITTVIGLFLLYKGFNVDELVTGLAHRVRESLYSGQVSVVTYAVAAGLTLVGIFVGVLGVSNLEDASGIALPAVQFAFDSAPWLAAAALTASAGRLLDEAIGEEPIRSSYLNLPFIVVAVGLVVRGFSAYFLEQQAAIDSVQVPAIELGVLSIDSFGITAGERLAVYVLGAIVISLVGAKVAATFSGDDDRTVLEDVTSESGLTDGGPQGIDEWRSDAGSDANTNADADSENSTRDEDGSGPDYPR, encoded by the coding sequence GTGACAACGCTGGTGGTCTGTCTCGACCGGACCGACGACGTCGGGCGCAAGACCGGGCTCCGGTCGCCCGTCGTCGGCTGGGAGGCAGTTCGCGCGCTGGTGACCGACGTCGGCCTCGCCGACCCCGAGGACTCCGGCGTCAACTCGCTGCTCGAGACGCTCCGGGTCGCCCAGGACCTCCGCGACGACGGCGAGGACGTCGTGGTTGCGGTCGTCTCGGGGGACCGCGAGTCGATGGTGTCGGCAGACCGATCGGTCGCGAGCCAGCTCGACGAGCTGATGGCGACTCACGACCCCGAGTCGGCGGTCGTCGTCATCGACAGCGCCGAGGACGAGCGGCTGGTGCCAATCGTCGAGAGCCGGGTCCGGGTCGACTCCGTCGACCGCGTGGTCGTCCGCCAGGCCAGAGACATCGAGTCGACGTACTACCTGCTCAAGCAGTTCCTGGCCGACGAGGAGCTGCGCCAGACCGTGCTGGTCCCGATCGGGCTGACGCTTTTGGTGTTTCCGATGCTCGCGTGGTTCGTCGGCCCCGCGGAAGGCGCCGCGGCGATCACGACCGTAATCGGCCTCTTCCTGCTCTACAAGGGCTTCAACGTCGACGAGCTCGTCACCGGGCTCGCCCACCGGGTTCGCGAGTCGCTGTACTCCGGGCAGGTCTCGGTCGTCACCTACGCCGTCGCGGCCGGGCTCACTCTCGTCGGGATCTTCGTCGGCGTGCTGGGCGTCTCGAACCTCGAGGACGCATCCGGGATCGCGCTCCCGGCGGTGCAGTTCGCCTTCGACAGCGCCCCCTGGCTCGCCGCGGCCGCCCTGACCGCGAGTGCCGGACGGCTACTCGACGAGGCGATCGGCGAGGAGCCGATCCGCAGCTCCTATCTCAACCTGCCCTTTATCGTCGTCGCCGTCGGGCTGGTCGTTCGGGGGTTCTCGGCGTACTTCCTCGAGCAGCAGGCGGCGATCGACTCGGTTCAGGTGCCCGCGATCGAGCTGGGCGTGCTCTCGATTGACAGCTTCGGAATCACCGCCGGCGAACGGCTGGCGGTCTACGTCCTCGGTGCGATCGTCATCAGTCTCGTCGGCGCCAAGGTCGCCGCGACCTTCAGCGGCGACGACGACCGAACCGTCCTCGAGGACGTCACGTCCGAGTCGGGGCTCACCGACGGCGGTCCCCAGGGAATCGACGAGTGGCGGTCCGACGCCGGGTCGGACGCGAACACGAACGCGGACGCCGACTCCGAGAACTCGACGCGCGACGAGGACGGATCGGGTCCCGACTACCCCCGGTAG
- a CDS encoding diphthine--ammonia ligase has product MSDADGAWVSLFSGGKDSAWALYRALERGLNVERLVTVHPTGDSYMYHVPATELAGLAAESIGIPLLEVEPEDFGADTATDSSVQGDDELEPLEAALRELDAELPGGIAGVTAGAVESEYQTSRIEAMCERLDCDLFAPLWREDPRELADAMLAAGFEIRIIRVAAYGLEESWLGRTIDADALAELEELNREYGVHVLGEGGEFETLVVDGPHMDRRIDLAYETEWDGTRGTLRVTDARLE; this is encoded by the coding sequence ATGAGCGACGCAGACGGCGCCTGGGTCAGTCTCTTCTCGGGCGGCAAGGACTCGGCGTGGGCGCTGTACCGGGCTCTCGAACGGGGGCTGAACGTCGAACGGCTCGTCACCGTCCACCCGACGGGCGACTCTTATATGTACCACGTTCCCGCGACCGAGCTGGCGGGACTGGCCGCCGAGAGCATCGGCATTCCGCTGCTGGAGGTCGAACCCGAGGACTTCGGAGCCGATACCGCGACCGACTCGAGTGTGCAGGGCGACGACGAGCTCGAACCCCTCGAGGCGGCTCTGCGGGAGCTCGACGCCGAGCTCCCGGGCGGGATCGCGGGCGTGACCGCCGGCGCTGTCGAGAGCGAGTACCAGACCAGCCGGATCGAGGCGATGTGCGAGCGACTGGACTGCGATCTGTTCGCGCCGCTGTGGCGCGAGGACCCCCGCGAGCTCGCCGACGCGATGCTCGCCGCGGGCTTCGAGATTCGGATCATCCGGGTCGCGGCCTACGGCCTCGAGGAGTCCTGGCTCGGTCGCACGATCGACGCGGACGCTCTTGCGGAGCTCGAGGAACTCAACCGGGAGTACGGCGTCCACGTTCTGGGGGAGGGTGGCGAGTTCGAGACGTTAGTCGTCGACGGCCCGCATATGGATCGTCGCATCGATCTCGCGTACGAGACCGAGTGGGACGGGACTCGCGGGACGCTGCGAGTGACCGACGCGCGACTGGAGTGA
- a CDS encoding helix-turn-helix domain-containing protein, translating to MSLFGEFRIPADAFALHETLRSLPELVIEIERVVAADEVLTPYLWVSGVDHGAFEHATDADPSIRNVEHIDDYERSMLYRGEWASDVDSLVYAYTELGATILEASAHRDEWELRMRFTDRESLDEFQSYCSEFDVPYRLTQLFARAHSRGVGQYGLSKKQHEALVTAWEMGYFSSQSVSLADVADELGITPQSLSERLQRGHQALIENALAVTPPGQGPRESSMPAE from the coding sequence ATGAGTCTGTTCGGGGAGTTTCGTATTCCGGCCGACGCGTTCGCGCTCCACGAGACCCTCCGGTCGCTACCGGAGCTGGTCATCGAAATCGAGCGCGTCGTCGCCGCCGACGAGGTGCTCACGCCGTACCTGTGGGTCTCGGGCGTCGACCACGGCGCGTTCGAACACGCGACCGACGCCGACCCGTCGATCCGAAACGTCGAACACATCGACGACTACGAGCGCTCGATGCTGTACCGCGGGGAGTGGGCGTCGGATGTCGACTCGCTTGTTTATGCGTACACGGAGCTCGGGGCGACGATTCTCGAGGCGTCCGCACACCGCGACGAGTGGGAGCTTCGAATGCGGTTTACCGATCGGGAGAGTCTCGACGAGTTCCAGTCCTACTGCAGTGAGTTCGATGTCCCCTACCGGCTCACGCAGCTGTTCGCCCGCGCACACTCCCGGGGCGTCGGCCAGTACGGGCTGAGCAAGAAACAACACGAGGCGCTGGTGACCGCCTGGGAGATGGGCTACTTCTCCTCGCAGTCTGTCTCGCTCGCGGACGTCGCCGACGAGCTCGGAATCACGCCGCAGTCGCTGTCCGAACGCCTCCAGCGGGGCCACCAGGCGCTGATCGAGAACGCCCTGGCGGTGACGCCGCCGGGCCAGGGACCGCGGGAGTCCTCGATGCCGGCCGAGTAG
- a CDS encoding sugar phosphate nucleotidyltransferase — translation MKAVVLAGGYATRMWPITKHRPKMFLPIGDATVIDRIFAELEDDDRIDEVYVSTNERFAPEFESHLADSEFEKPTLSVEETTEEDDKFGVVGALAQLIDREDVDDDLLVVAGDNLMSFDLSAFVDDFFEREAPTLAAYDVGSREKATSYGLVELEGDRVVDFQEKPDDPNSTLVSIACYAFPQGLLSLFDTYLEGDNNPDEPGWFVQWLQDREPTYAFTFEGAWFDIGTPESYLEAVAWHLEGESLVAESATLEDATIGENVHVMDDATLVETDLDHAVIFPEATVERGTVRRSIIDEGTRIEELDLAGALIGAHTTITNGSDD, via the coding sequence ATGAAAGCCGTCGTTCTTGCAGGCGGGTACGCGACACGGATGTGGCCGATCACGAAACATCGTCCGAAGATGTTCCTCCCGATCGGCGACGCCACGGTTATCGATCGGATCTTCGCTGAACTCGAGGACGACGACCGGATCGACGAGGTCTACGTCAGCACCAACGAGCGGTTCGCCCCCGAGTTCGAGTCCCACCTCGCCGACAGCGAGTTCGAGAAGCCGACGCTGTCGGTCGAGGAGACCACCGAGGAAGACGACAAGTTCGGCGTCGTCGGCGCGCTGGCCCAGCTGATCGACCGCGAGGACGTCGACGACGACCTGCTGGTCGTCGCGGGCGACAACCTGATGAGCTTCGACCTCTCCGCGTTCGTCGACGACTTCTTCGAGCGGGAGGCCCCGACGCTTGCGGCCTACGACGTCGGCTCAAGGGAGAAAGCGACCTCCTACGGGCTGGTCGAGCTCGAGGGCGATCGGGTCGTCGACTTCCAGGAGAAACCCGACGATCCCAACAGCACGCTGGTCTCGATCGCCTGTTATGCCTTCCCGCAGGGGTTGCTCTCGCTGTTCGACACCTACCTCGAGGGCGATAACAACCCCGACGAGCCGGGCTGGTTCGTCCAGTGGCTCCAGGACCGCGAGCCGACCTACGCCTTCACCTTCGAGGGGGCGTGGTTCGACATCGGGACCCCCGAGAGCTACCTCGAGGCCGTCGCCTGGCATCTCGAGGGCGAGTCGCTGGTCGCCGAGTCAGCCACCCTCGAGGACGCGACGATCGGCGAGAACGTCCACGTGATGGACGACGCCACGCTCGTCGAGACCGACCTCGACCACGCCGTCATCTTCCCGGAGGCGACCGTCGAACGCGGGACCGTCCGGCGGTCGATCATCGACGAGGGGACTCGCATCGAGGAGCTGGATCTCGCCGGCGCGCTGATCGGCGCGCACACGACGATCACGAACGGGTCGGACGACTGA
- a CDS encoding transcriptional regulator → MREADETTRQRLADALRAEPATPSELAVQFELTPETIVRHLEHVSRSVEGGDEQFLVAPPTCRECGFDDFDELLNRPSRCPDCKSEAVDEPAFTIE, encoded by the coding sequence ATGCGGGAAGCAGACGAGACGACCCGACAGCGACTCGCCGACGCGCTCCGAGCCGAGCCGGCGACCCCGAGCGAGCTCGCGGTCCAGTTCGAGCTGACCCCGGAGACGATCGTTCGCCACCTCGAGCACGTCTCGCGGTCGGTTGAGGGCGGCGACGAGCAGTTTCTCGTCGCGCCCCCGACCTGCCGGGAGTGTGGGTTCGACGACTTCGACGAGCTGTTGAACCGTCCGTCGCGGTGTCCCGACTGCAAGAGCGAGGCCGTCGACGAACCCGCGTTTACGATCGAGTAG
- a CDS encoding DUF7344 domain-containing protein: MSTSDSDSDLDSPGLALAVLEWLEDREEGPEDVDACLELLADRRRRLLLEVMRTYGEELTLPDAAEEVAVRESGRKVTELSAERVANVYISLYHDHMPRLVEAGLIEYDQERDLVHPLECR, from the coding sequence ATGTCCACCTCTGATTCCGATTCCGATCTCGACTCTCCCGGGCTCGCCCTTGCCGTCCTCGAGTGGCTCGAGGACCGCGAGGAGGGCCCCGAGGACGTCGACGCCTGTCTCGAGTTGCTGGCCGATCGGCGCCGCCGGCTGCTGCTCGAGGTCATGCGCACCTACGGCGAGGAGCTGACCCTCCCCGACGCCGCCGAGGAGGTCGCCGTCCGCGAGAGCGGCCGCAAGGTGACGGAGCTGTCGGCCGAACGGGTCGCGAACGTCTACATCTCGTTGTACCACGATCACATGCCGCGGCTCGTCGAGGCCGGCCTCATCGAGTACGACCAGGAGCGGGATCTGGTGCACCCGCTCGAGTGTCGCTAG
- a CDS encoding Rieske (2Fe-2S) protein, whose protein sequence is MAATQRITTLEDVPAESTFLFRVADELGDQQEAILVATEDGDVACWLNYCQHFTHIKLDKGDGAPMRDGEVICANHGAYFEAGSGECTFGPCEGAYLSALEVTVSDGSVYLTDDEYEFVGPGPIDDGDDLTSTSNVEF, encoded by the coding sequence ATGGCGGCTACACAGCGGATTACGACCCTCGAGGACGTCCCCGCGGAGTCGACGTTTCTGTTTCGCGTCGCCGACGAGCTGGGCGACCAGCAGGAGGCGATTCTCGTCGCGACCGAGGACGGCGACGTCGCTTGCTGGCTCAACTACTGTCAGCACTTCACGCATATCAAACTGGACAAGGGCGACGGCGCGCCGATGCGAGACGGCGAGGTGATCTGTGCCAACCACGGTGCGTACTTCGAGGCCGGCTCCGGCGAGTGTACGTTCGGCCCCTGTGAGGGGGCGTACCTCTCGGCGCTCGAGGTTACCGTCTCCGACGGATCGGTCTATCTGACCGACGACGAGTACGAGTTCGTCGGTCCGGGCCCGATCGACGACGGCGACGATCTGACCTCGACCTCGAACGTCGAGTTCTAG
- a CDS encoding saccharopine dehydrogenase family protein yields MDSLLVYGSYGYTGRLIAREAVARGGSPTLAGRDHDSVTEQAADLGLEGRVLDLSEGPLEDELREFDAVLNCAGPFERTAEPLVLACLESDTDYLDVTGEFPVFERLRQYGETARAAGIGILPGVGFDVVPTDCLAAMLHEELPTADRLRLGIKSDYGFSPGTARTFVELAGQGGVVRRNGRLLTVPAAYRSRKIDFGDGPEHAVTIPMGDVVTAAHTTGIGSIEVYGAVPEWSEPLLSAADSLRWLLERPSIERAATRAIDAFVDGPDGKTLATGSATVWGEVADEDGGRAIGRLSTPNPYALTADAAVSAAERVLEDGLEAGFRTPATAFGAEFVTELAGVGLDVLESSAASTLEPAD; encoded by the coding sequence ATGGACTCCCTCCTCGTCTACGGCTCGTACGGCTACACCGGCCGGCTGATCGCGCGCGAGGCCGTAGCGCGCGGCGGTTCGCCGACGCTCGCGGGCCGGGACCACGACAGCGTCACCGAGCAGGCGGCCGACCTCGGCCTCGAGGGACGGGTGCTCGACCTCTCGGAAGGACCGCTCGAGGACGAGCTCCGCGAGTTCGACGCGGTGTTGAACTGCGCCGGGCCGTTCGAGCGCACCGCCGAGCCACTCGTGTTGGCCTGTCTCGAATCGGACACCGACTACCTCGACGTCACCGGCGAGTTCCCGGTGTTCGAACGGCTTCGCCAGTACGGCGAGACCGCCCGCGCGGCCGGGATCGGGATCCTGCCCGGCGTCGGCTTCGACGTCGTTCCGACGGACTGCCTGGCGGCGATGCTCCACGAGGAGCTGCCGACGGCAGATCGGCTCCGGCTAGGGATCAAAAGCGACTACGGCTTCTCGCCGGGGACCGCACGGACGTTCGTCGAACTCGCCGGCCAGGGCGGGGTCGTCCGCCGAAACGGACGCCTGCTCACCGTCCCTGCAGCCTACCGAAGTCGAAAGATCGACTTCGGCGACGGCCCCGAACACGCCGTGACGATCCCGATGGGCGACGTCGTCACCGCAGCCCACACGACCGGGATCGGCTCCATCGAGGTCTACGGCGCCGTCCCGGAGTGGAGCGAGCCGCTGCTGTCGGCCGCCGACTCGCTGCGCTGGCTCCTCGAGCGCCCGTCGATCGAACGGGCGGCGACCCGCGCGATCGACGCCTTCGTGGACGGTCCCGACGGGAAGACGCTCGCGACCGGCTCCGCGACCGTCTGGGGCGAGGTTGCCGACGAGGACGGCGGGCGCGCCATCGGGCGGCTATCGACGCCCAACCCCTACGCGCTGACGGCCGACGCCGCGGTCAGCGCCGCCGAGCGCGTCCTCGAAGACGGTCTCGAGGCCGGGTTCCGGACGCCCGCAACCGCGTTCGGCGCCGAGTTCGTCACGGAGCTTGCGGGAGTCGGACTGGACGTCCTCGAGTCGAGCGCGGCGTCGACGCTCGAGCCCGCCGACTGA